CGCTCACACCCTGAGCCTTCAGCTCTTCAGGGTCCCTGAATCGGAAGAACGCCTTGTTCTCCAGAAGCCGTTCCGCGGCCTCACCTAAGTTGGTCCGGATTTTGGGCGTGAGCTCGTCGAGGTGCTCCAGCACGTTCTCCAGCGTGCCGTAGGTCTGGATGAGCTTGGCCGCGGTCTTCTCGCCCACCCCCGGCACGCCTGCGATGTTGTCGGACGGGTCGCCGCGCAGGGCCGCGTAGTCCAGGTACTGCGGCGGCTCGAAGCCGTACCGTTCCCGGAAGGCCGCCTCGTCGAACACAATGGTTTCCGAGATGCCCCGGACGTTCCGGATGACCGTGATGCCGGGCTGGACGATCTGGAAGAAGTCCCGGTCGGCGGTGAGGATGTTGACCTCCACCCCTTCGGCCGCTAGGCGGGTCGCGAGGGCGGCAATGATGTCGTCTGCCTCCACGCCCGGACTTCGGAAGATCGGGATGCCGAGCGTCTGCAGCACCTCGTGGATCAACCCGATCTGGGGCCGGAACTCGTCGGGCGCGGCGATGCGCTGCTGCTTATACTCCGGCCGGATGGCAATGCGCTCGGCCGGCGCCCCCATGTCGAACGCGGCGACCACGTGGCGGGTGCCGAGGGTCTGCATCGCCTTTATCAACATCGACGTGAAACCGAAGACGGCGTTGGTGGGAGTTCCGCTTTTTGTGCGCAGCTCCGGAGGGAGCGCGTAGAAGGCACGGTAGGCCAGCGAGTGGCCGTCCAGAAGGAGTACTTTGCGCTTGCTCCGGGCCCCACTCACGATCTTCCGACTATAGTACTAAGAGATGTCGGCACAGGTTCCCCAAGGGGCTCAGGAGTACCTCGAATGTATTTTCGAGATGGAGGAAGAGGGCGCCGTGATTCTTCAGGCCCGCCTCTCTGAGCGGCTCGGGGTAACGCCGGCCACCGTCTCCCAGGCGGTCAAACGGCTGGTCTCCGAAGGCCTCATCGAGATCGAGGATCGCAAGATCAGGCTCACCAAGACCGGCGTCGAGGTGGCCACTCCCCTGGTCCGCCGCCACCGCCTG
The Actinomycetota bacterium DNA segment above includes these coding regions:
- a CDS encoding 5'-3' exonuclease H3TH domain-containing protein, which codes for MSGARSKRKVLLLDGHSLAYRAFYALPPELRTKSGTPTNAVFGFTSMLIKAMQTLGTRHVVAAFDMGAPAERIAIRPEYKQQRIAAPDEFRPQIGLIHEVLQTLGIPIFRSPGVEADDIIAALATRLAAEGVEVNILTADRDFFQIVQPGITVIRNVRGISETIVFDEAAFRERYGFEPPQYLDYAALRGDPSDNIAGVPGVGEKTAAKLIQTYGTLENVLEHLDELTPKIRTNLGEAAERLLENKAFFRFRDPEELKAQGVS